cctcagcctgagggacggctccatggacaaggtgatccgctcaatccgtgtctgactatccgcacgccacgtcgggctccgatgcggccgctaccgtattgtgtagcttgtccccagtaagcgtcgcggcgctccgttgcggtctcaacggcccgatgtggcgcaatgtctgctcaggtgaggagcgggggcgctttgctggcggaagtggaggagacgcggcggtgtcgggagaccgagcggtgtcgcctccaccaggagcgcggaagaagccctggcagcggcccagcaggcctggcagtcccgagcggccgagctccgatcggctcatcaccagcatcgggaggagctgagccgaaccaagagagactgcgagagggagatccgccgactggtaggactgatcagatgcgcggtgcgtggctatgttcccaatttcgttgtatacctgcagtgcaatgacacctaaggcattctattctattctatttcacaagaagaaaacgtccggttgctcgcttcgcttttgtcacagcaatggtgttctagtcgattcaagataaaaattggccggttgctctctttgtttttgtcacaattctggcaaatgagtttgcccgcctgcctaaactaccctggaagtggggtcaacggcgctactagcaatcctcttcatagcgtaagccacctcatcacacacttgcagtacgcatgacttagttcgttgctggaggaaggtagcacaaaaacagttttgaactttgaacgagtggttgtgtgtgtgtgttgcggggcgttttcagtctcaggaggatcgggacacgcgaaggtttcatctgaaaatcgctgagctcagcgcagtcatcaggaaactggaggatcgaaacgccctgctttctgaagagcgcaatgaactggtaatttattgacggcacgcttgaaggtttgcgctacgtttgatgcgcgccatccagcgaggcacccattgcgcttgcttattagttgagcggcgcggcgagtcggttgcctggtagatgtctttcattgggagccaaagccacgattccgttcaaaccgatgcaaaaggaatggatacgttctggcccgcgtgttgtgcgtctttcgcatcccgcacttcatgcttgcagcttaagcgactgagagaaacagaaagccactttctgccactcctgtacaaaaacaaacgcctgagcaggaagaatgaagaactctcgctggtgctgtgtcgccttgaaaacaaagtgcgctttgtcacccaggagaacgaggagatggcaagcttggtaagtcgacgcggacaacggcggcgtgccaacagagtccactgcatttgtgttccacagagaaggcctagttcgctcaatgacctggagcgcggttgcggccagcaggacggtgaaatggagttccttcaagttgtggagcagcggcacatcatcgacgacttgtccaaggtcttcaggcaggcgactcggtgcacgtacagcagcgccgcgctcgctcgctgtcgccaggaaaccttttccgtccaaagcttggccggcggccgccatccaaaaaattggccccttaaattccgacctttcaagcaggagcattgtgcgcacgcgtttgaacacgctttagacttgttttgccgttttcagcagctcaaagctcccgttttgtcagcgcctttgccactcgctgtgcgctgaaaacgacggactcgcccggctgctcagcccgtcaaccatgagccgcgagcgcgacgtcattgtccgtaggcagctagtggcaaaatgcaccctgttagagttgcgctcgctccaacttattttgcaagaaccacacgggagacaagtaagttcttttggacacctgcaggtggagagtccatccgttgtacgaatgaagtctgactctcggctcctgcacgagcgtttttattaagagaaacagggtgggtgtaagagtggattgaatagagaaagcccttgacctctagtcaaaacatagcaagggatgttttacgactttgtgtaggaagggataagcgatagggataaataagggataaataatattatttattacaggttgcagtcaaagtcaaagcaacataatcatacgataaagataatctggaaaaccctgacacaccctgtagttgtcacttttggaaaagactagcgtccctccaatcatcgccggtgatgggtttttcaggctctggagacaggagctcatgtcagaaatgtcatcgtgagtcgcgtttgtttctgcgccggagccgttcgttccctttgcatccaaagaatctcaaaggcggattatttgtgtcgacaggagagagatttgctgctacgataccgacgtcgagaatctctgaggaggaacaaagcgtgaggtcctgcaaggtgagtctgtttgtttgcggctgcttggtgttgcgcaagatgaaatggcctttttctcgctatcgttcctctcgtcgattcatcgtgaggtgtcgcttcagtttgttcagagagatgtttgcttccgcgcccgcaggtcatcgaaacattttacggctacgacgaagacgtgttggtggactcggacggatcgtccttgtcttttcacaccgacagaacccccgacacggaacccgaagaggtagcccgccatttctgccagcgtattggcgccaaacattcgtcttcagcctggaatcggactcgtctttgcgtcgcgggtgctttgtcgccggtctgactgattctggtactagtgctgtgttgcattggtgtgtgcatgaggaggcggagcttcgctaccgccagctgacgcaagaatatcaagcgctgcaacgagcctacgctctgctagcccagaccagcggaggggactacgacgccgagaaggagatcaaggtggcgccccttcccgcaacccccggccgggtcgcagcctccccgttctcacccagcctcgggtgttctctggtctgaaaggaggaggaggagcctccctcctcctcctttcagaccagagaaaagctgatggtagtgtcagacgcacctctttcaataaggtgcccccggcttcccggtaacgggtttgtcttagccgggttcggagattcgtccgtaatctaaccacctgagttaaattaactccaccggaatcaatctaatttctgtacgacgccaatccctctcaagtcaccctaagctcgagccgagtaactcaattcgaggcaagactttgaagtgaccgcatcgtattgatggctccccgctaatgtttgaagttcttattatgttacggatatttttagatgtctttgttaagacctcagggattcgtttgtatagcgcaccctagcactagttttgccgaagtaaatgttgatatgggtccgttctacttggtcgctcaagcagcgagccgaccaacttgtttattcgaaagagaatcgaattaataaaagtgtgacaataatagcatttaaggagaaaattaatgcactttacgttattaattctaacttcttatatgtagatctagcacttaactgtcggagtgcttcaccccacttgattgcttaaaaagaataacaactttcttaaaacgaataaaaatgtcttactctatttagatttgcccagtaattaatttggaaggcaagtctatttttcgatcgtgtcctgtttaacttttgacgcggcccgacaaaattaagaactgggccgcgcccgacggacaatcgaaatacttttatccttcaccaactcaaatgatctattttaaccatcgtcgttattttatttagaggaagtaaattttcaaacgaattcacttttgacgaaattcactcttcccttaaatatctacgaaagttatttaattctctaacatgttcggagttactttttacgcggcccgtcaaaaggggaaacgggcctgcacccttcaaataattaaattactttcagttctacaccaaaccaataatccgattcaaacacttccgttaatttattcagacgaagcaaactttcaaacggattgaaattcactcgtgtctcaaataactacgaaagttattcaattctctaaaattgtctgatgttacttttatttattacggtcctatgttataccataataaccccccgcacattaatcaaattgtcaaatcaaccctgaaccatcgattgtacattcagtacaaatcagcgcacaacaaagtagatgaatatacacaacacatttattgaagaaacatgaaatagaattacaaatcttaatcactccagaaaccgaacaatttcacccactgatacccgtgttaataaaatcattcaatcccagaacaattcgattgcaaaacacagttcatgaaagagggaatcaatttttagccaagcaaagaaatcaagaagtaaaaatcacatttgtgcttctccaaacaatttatgtcacgccactattctcatagtgacgggtcccttgatcgaattgactaacaatattgctttaagctgttacagaatacatttttagccaagcaaagaaatcaaaaagtaaaaatcacatttgtgcgtccatgcgtgactcacaatccgacaccgtgttcctgttttatttctattttaacttgcttagcttattttggccccttttttggtctcatgttttggtctggcgccatcttttggacaaatttggaatttcagctctgccaatttattcctgtgaacaatccatattttaccatttgcaccatctcttccccccatgttacatgacagtagaaatgggtcactatcaaagcagagtagcagatctggagtcagcgctgaagcaacaaggacaggtaagcttatcaatgagcacacctttttctcagacaaaatagctacattcttcagtcactcattcgtctggcattactggaccaacccccccccgaacgtggctgggaaaatgcggagaaaagcaaatgtcattttccagtcaaccaaagaatttgtggatgaaaatgacacaacattccaaagctgtccacgcgtttgtctcttctagaatgtcaagtgggtggaggagaagcagctgctgcgtcagagcaatcagcagttggccgaaaaggtgacggaaagaaaggcgctgggcggagtcgcttggcgtcacacccgtccggaagccccgcaggtgaggtctgactgtcttttcaggtcaggcggatggaggcggaagaagcgcgtctgaaagagcacatccaggatatccgagaccaaaacgaactgcttgagttctgcatcctggagctggaggtgggaagactcgcacaagcgtgttgaggccagagatgtgacggacggacggacggacggacggacggatgcatgcctctgcctttcaggagagggagtggcgctcccccgtcttgaagtttctgcaagtccgtttcccagacggcctcagccctttgcagatctactgcgaggccgacggcgtgagcgtacgtaaggcgtccctcgcaaccctaaccttaacctgaggtcccagaacaccttacattgctccttgcgcctttccccaggacatcgtcatcagtgatctgatgaagaagctggacatcctgggcgataacgccgtaagtgtatgtcgaactccttatgttcgcactccacgagactcggcggctcaaatgtgacttttggaaggctttgcgctgaaagaagcttgttgacgctgtgcctttgggctcttgcagaatctcaccaacgaggagcaggtggtcgtgattcacgccaggacccttcccaccctagccgagaaggtaacgcgcacgtccacgcacgctctcgcattctgcttatgtgacagcagcctttcctcagtggttagaatacatcaaagtgaccaagtcagcacttcaacagaagatgttggacattgaaagtgagaaggtagacagacacgcgacatcagccaaggggaactcggggcaatgtgccccaacaattctgaccttgagctgtgctaggatatgttctgcaaccagaagggctacctggatgaagagttggacttcaggaagcgttccatggaccaggctcataaggtaagccgccctcaaatctcccgccggaccactgatggacgaggattgcggcccagaggatcatggagctggaggccatgttgtacgaggcgctaccgcagcgggactgccccgccacggacggcgaaaaagccagccacgctggcgtgaatgacgtgctgacggcggatcagagacaagagcttaggagcgccgtggaccaatggaagcgagccctgatgtgggagttgagggagcgcgacgcttgcatcctccaagagagaatggatctgctgcacagcgcgcaacaggtaagggcccaaagccagcccggcacttacttgcacgcttactggcttttgaaggctactttccatttgtccgtcctagaggaacgaagagctgaaagaattcatcgaagctcagaagagacaaatcaaacaattggaggagaagtttctgtttctctttctagtcttctccttggccttcattctgtggccctaacaccagctggtgagtgagctccagcggcaccgcactcgacacctccgatacactgccagccggtctcagacgttggcagacgctccgatgccgacgtataccccccgccacggtgacagaggcaccgcgtcacaccggcgctcatccaatcagaaggcaggaaaggcaaattcacatgcagggcactcttgaaccagaagagagcgccacaaaaaacggttgttgccccaaacgcgcactaaaaagggtcagaataacaagagtcccaccggccagccggggccacccgtccatccatttcttcagggggggaaaaaattggagtcatcggtgagtacattttgcatttagctccgcttttctgcttctgtcttcaagtgtgtggcatcctgcgaccaaagattcagccaaccccaaagcggttgacctcaacgtcccaccaccattcctaccagagcaggtgacgtgatgctttggacatccttccgtctcagatgcccaaaagtactctttgccacatctgcggcaatacggtgtcttttcaaaggtgcaaataaatccagcgtgggcggaacacgcacgtcttcggtttttcccgctttgtttgtgtgacagctgttgtgaaaattttatacaaataaagttgtatagtacaggtttggccaagccgcaactcccgaaccgcatgcggctcttttatgttcatatcaacatttgtgtgtgtgtgtgtgtgtgtgtgtgtgggggggggttgtgcgtgttggcttcacttgagttcaatttagtattttcgtcaaaagcgcatgtggtgaaattccacaaagtaggatgggcaaacacattccagtaaactattagtgtcaattgggctctcgaaatggcagggaaaagatgcacagcaaaacgaaaatatgtagatgaacacaggacgtttttatcagagtgggaaagtttctattttttgttgaacgtgatggcaaaccattctgcctgatacgtcagacctcagcgcatttcaaagattcaaatcttcagcgccatgcacttcagctcactccatgctaacattgatcaggcgtcgaacccgcaacatcatgcttaagaggtggacatgctaaccagtgcgccattatgtcaacgcataacaactgtaaatctactaaacaaaacagcggttgctatatgacatctgccgcgtgtggtcacgtgacagacgtcacgtgatgggcagaacttccgccggaattcaaatccgcggggagagttaacttgtttaaaagggagtgggcagaagaattatttaatttatttaaatctatttggagtgtgcgccattatgtcaatgcataacaactgtaagtctactaaacaaaacagcggttgctatatgacgtctgccacgtgacgcggacgtgacgtcgacgcctactttacatcccaccgatcacaggacccctcggctgcataaccgcgcccccttcccaaccaatcggatttgctatacgcgaaaactacgccaatgggcgcaacttccgccaaaatttaaatccgtgggcgtggctcgcaacaggaagtaggaaaatggcgatgttgacaaagacacagcggatggtaacatacgactaacaagagaaatatttttattttctgcttgcaactggaccgtccagagcgtacacggtaagtacaactaatcgtttttaaaaagaagtacttttgttgccctgaaaagcgagtgagtgtgg
This genomic window from Syngnathus scovelli strain Florida chromosome 4, RoL_Ssco_1.2, whole genome shotgun sequence contains:
- the LOC125966774 gene encoding janus kinase and microtubule-interacting protein 3-like isoform X1, which encodes MRDSQSDTVFLFYFYFNLLSLFWPLFWSHVLVWRHLLDKFGISALPIYSCEQSIFYHLHHLFPPCYMTVEMGHYQSRVADLESALKQQGQNVKWVEEKQLLRQSNQQLAEKVRRMEAEEARLKEHIQDIRDQNELLEFCILELEEREWRSPVLKFLQVRFPDGLSPLQIYCEADGVSDIVISDLMKKLDILGDNANLTNEEQVVVIHARTLPTLAEKWLEYIKVTKSALQQKMLDIESEKDMFCNQKGYLDEELDFRKRSMDQAHKRIMELEAMLYEALPQRDCPATDGEKASHAGVNDVLTADQRQELRSAVDQWKRALMWELRERDACILQERMDLLHSAQQRNEELKEFIEAQKRQIKQLEEKFLFLFLVFSLAFILWP
- the LOC125966774 gene encoding janus kinase and microtubule-interacting protein 3-like isoform X2, with product MGHYQSRVADLESALKQQGQNVKWVEEKQLLRQSNQQLAEKVRRMEAEEARLKEHIQDIRDQNELLEFCILELEEREWRSPVLKFLQVRFPDGLSPLQIYCEADGVSDIVISDLMKKLDILGDNANLTNEEQVVVIHARTLPTLAEKWLEYIKVTKSALQQKMLDIESEKDMFCNQKGYLDEELDFRKRSMDQAHKRIMELEAMLYEALPQRDCPATDGEKASHAGVNDVLTADQRQELRSAVDQWKRALMWELRERDACILQERMDLLHSAQQRNEELKEFIEAQKRQIKQLEEKFLFLFLVFSLAFILWP